In Streptomyces sp. NBC_00704, a genomic segment contains:
- a CDS encoding DUF4177 domain-containing protein, giving the protein MTKWEYATVPLLVHATKQILDTWGEDGWELVQVVPGPNNPEQLVAYLKRAKA; this is encoded by the coding sequence ATGACCAAGTGGGAATACGCAACCGTGCCGCTGCTCGTCCACGCGACGAAGCAGATTCTGGACACCTGGGGCGAGGACGGCTGGGAGCTCGTCCAGGTCGTGCCCGGGCCGAACAACCCGGAGCAGCTCGTCGCGTACCTGAAGCGGGCGAAGGCGTGA
- a CDS encoding transglycosylase domain-containing protein: MPKKRSGGGLSPTQQAAKFLGVSVLAGAVLAGIALPAFGVLGLAAKGSVESFDELPVNLKTPPLSQRTTILDSEGGQIATVYSRDRTVVDLKNISPFMQKAIVAIEDSRFYEHGAVDLKGVLRALNKNVQSSGVAQGASTLTQQLVKNVAIEEAGDDPTKVAQATQQTIGRKIKELKYAIQLEEELSKKKILENYLNITFFGEQAYGVEAASQRYFSTHAKSLTLPQAALLAGIVQSPSRYDPVNDEAEATKRRNTVLARMAEVGDISQAEAAEAQKAPLGLKVKKPKNGCITAVQGASFFCKYVERVFLSDPVFGKTREQRAKVWNQGGLTIRTTLEPQAQKSVQASLKDHVYKSDKVAGAATLVEPGTGKILGMGQSKPYGYGKNETEYNYSVGSSMGGSNFGFPTGSTFKPFVAAAALEEGRPPNQEYSSPYQMQYPSPVQTCGSKPWVNTRGEKLENESESEKGPFQLRKAMELSVNTYFVQMISDIGLCPVVKMTDALHVVQGNGDKLPEVPAIALGSKGISPLTMATAYAAFASRGMYCSPVAIESITQIVGGTKKSLEVPKSTCARAMSEKTADTVNTLLSGVVDSGTGQQAGLDSRDNAGKTGTTDSRKNAWFVGYTPKLSGAVWVGSATQKVKMNNIWIGGRYHDQVYGGDTPGPIWRDAMTGALEGKDSGRFNLVSIPNPPDKNRDKDKGKGDGNAAGATGDDGGNGDDGGFLSGLLTNGGNTNGGNSTAGDGGGFFRGQTNGNGNGGRRG; encoded by the coding sequence ATGCCAAAGAAGCGCTCGGGCGGTGGTCTGTCGCCAACGCAGCAGGCCGCCAAGTTCCTCGGTGTCAGTGTGCTCGCGGGAGCGGTGCTGGCCGGTATCGCCCTGCCCGCGTTCGGCGTGCTGGGCCTGGCCGCCAAGGGATCGGTGGAGTCGTTCGACGAACTCCCGGTCAACCTCAAGACGCCGCCGCTGAGCCAGCGCACCACGATCCTCGACTCCGAGGGCGGCCAGATCGCCACGGTCTACTCCCGTGACCGCACGGTCGTCGACCTGAAGAACATCTCGCCCTTCATGCAGAAGGCGATCGTCGCGATCGAGGACTCCCGCTTCTACGAGCACGGCGCGGTCGACCTCAAGGGCGTCCTGCGCGCGCTCAACAAGAACGTGCAGAGCAGCGGAGTCGCCCAAGGCGCCTCCACGCTCACCCAGCAGCTCGTGAAGAACGTGGCCATCGAGGAGGCCGGCGACGACCCGACGAAGGTCGCCCAGGCCACGCAGCAGACCATCGGCCGCAAGATCAAGGAACTGAAGTACGCGATCCAGCTCGAGGAAGAGCTCAGCAAGAAGAAGATCCTCGAGAACTACCTGAACATCACGTTCTTCGGCGAGCAGGCCTACGGCGTCGAGGCGGCCTCGCAGCGCTACTTCTCCACGCACGCCAAGTCCCTCACCCTGCCGCAGGCGGCCCTGCTGGCCGGCATCGTCCAGTCGCCCAGCCGCTACGACCCGGTCAACGACGAGGCCGAGGCCACCAAGCGCCGTAACACCGTGCTGGCGCGCATGGCCGAGGTCGGCGACATCTCGCAGGCCGAGGCGGCCGAGGCGCAGAAGGCCCCGCTGGGCCTGAAGGTCAAGAAGCCGAAGAACGGCTGCATCACCGCCGTCCAGGGCGCGAGCTTCTTCTGCAAGTACGTCGAGCGCGTCTTCCTCAGCGACCCGGTCTTCGGCAAGACCAGGGAACAGCGGGCGAAGGTCTGGAACCAGGGCGGCCTCACCATCCGCACCACCCTCGAACCGCAGGCCCAGAAGTCCGTCCAGGCCTCCCTCAAGGACCACGTCTACAAGTCGGACAAGGTCGCGGGGGCCGCCACGCTCGTCGAGCCCGGCACCGGCAAGATCCTCGGCATGGGCCAGTCGAAGCCCTACGGCTACGGCAAGAACGAGACCGAGTACAACTACTCCGTCGGCTCCTCCATGGGCGGCTCGAACTTCGGCTTCCCGACCGGCTCGACCTTCAAGCCCTTCGTGGCCGCGGCCGCGCTGGAGGAGGGCCGGCCGCCGAACCAGGAGTACTCGTCGCCGTACCAGATGCAGTACCCGAGCCCGGTGCAGACCTGCGGCAGCAAGCCGTGGGTCAACACGAGGGGCGAGAAGCTGGAGAACGAGAGCGAGTCCGAGAAGGGCCCCTTCCAGCTGCGCAAGGCCATGGAACTCTCGGTCAACACCTACTTCGTGCAGATGATCTCCGACATCGGTCTGTGCCCCGTGGTGAAGATGACCGACGCGCTCCACGTCGTCCAGGGCAACGGCGACAAGCTGCCCGAGGTCCCCGCCATCGCGCTCGGTTCCAAGGGCATCTCCCCGCTGACGATGGCCACCGCCTACGCCGCCTTCGCCTCTCGCGGCATGTACTGCAGCCCCGTCGCCATCGAGTCGATCACCCAGATCGTGGGCGGCACGAAGAAGTCGCTCGAGGTCCCGAAGTCCACCTGCGCCCGGGCCATGTCCGAGAAGACCGCGGACACCGTCAACACCCTGCTGAGCGGTGTGGTCGACTCCGGAACCGGACAGCAGGCCGGCCTGGACAGCCGCGACAACGCCGGTAAGACGGGTACGACGGACTCCCGCAAGAACGCCTGGTTCGTCGGCTACACCCCGAAGCTCTCCGGCGCCGTCTGGGTCGGCAGCGCCACCCAGAAGGTCAAGATGAACAACATCTGGATCGGCGGCCGCTACCACGACCAGGTCTACGGCGGCGACACCCCCGGCCCGATCTGGCGCGACGCCATGACCGGTGCCCTGGAGGGCAAGGACTCCGGCCGGTTCAACCTCGTCAGCATCCCGAACCCGCCCGACAAGAACCGCGACAAGGACAAGGGCAAGGGCGACGGGAACGCCGCCGGCGCGACCGGCGACGACGGCGGCAACGGAGACGACGGCGGCTTCCTCAGCGGCCTGCTCACCAACGGCGGAAACACCAACGGCGGCAACTCGACCGCCGGCGACGGCGGCGGGTTCTTCCGAGGCCAGACCAACGGAAACGGAAACGGCGGCCGCCGCGGCTGA
- a CDS encoding ArsA family ATPase yields MSADRTHDQAGARRRLSPAPVLELDPLLDDPTTRIVVCCGSGGVGKTTTAAALGLRAAERGRKVVVLTIDPARRLAQSMGIDSLDNTPRRVKGVEGDGELHAMMLDMKRTFDEIVEAHADPDRAAAILGNPFYQSLSAGFAGTQEYMAMEKLGQLRARDEWDLIVVDTPPSRSALDFLDAPKRLGSFLDGKLIRVLLAPAKVGGRAGMKFLNVGMSMMTGALGKLLGGQLLKDVQTFVAAMDSMFGGFRTRADATYKLLQAPGTAFLVVAAPERDALREAAYFVQRLAAEDMPLAGLVLNRVHGSGAAQLSAERALAAAENLEEPGIVDQDDGKAGLRNSPDTHGSSESPGPDRGAPTDADPATDTTTDGGEDSTGATDTHANRPTGPDGPTSTDSGGTTEAEADRAVDDLTASLLRLHAERMHLLSREQRTRDRFTALHPEVAVTEVAALPGDVHDLAGLRDIGNRLATERPELPDTADAAGA; encoded by the coding sequence ATGAGTGCGGACCGGACCCACGACCAGGCAGGCGCCCGGCGCCGGCTCTCCCCCGCGCCCGTGCTGGAACTCGACCCGCTGCTCGACGACCCGACGACCCGCATCGTGGTGTGCTGCGGCTCGGGCGGCGTCGGCAAGACGACGACGGCGGCGGCCCTGGGGCTCCGGGCGGCCGAGCGCGGCCGCAAGGTCGTCGTCCTCACCATCGACCCCGCGCGCCGGCTCGCGCAGTCCATGGGCATCGACTCGCTGGACAACACCCCGCGCCGCGTGAAGGGCGTCGAGGGGGACGGCGAACTGCACGCGATGATGCTCGACATGAAGCGCACCTTCGACGAGATCGTCGAGGCGCACGCCGACCCGGACCGGGCCGCGGCGATCCTGGGGAACCCGTTCTACCAGTCCCTCTCGGCGGGATTCGCGGGCACGCAGGAGTACATGGCGATGGAGAAGCTCGGGCAGCTCCGCGCGCGGGACGAGTGGGACCTGATCGTCGTCGACACCCCGCCGTCGCGTTCGGCGCTGGACTTCCTGGACGCGCCCAAGCGGCTCGGCTCGTTCCTGGACGGCAAGCTGATCCGCGTCCTGCTCGCGCCGGCGAAGGTGGGCGGGCGTGCGGGGATGAAGTTCCTGAACGTCGGGATGTCGATGATGACGGGCGCGCTGGGCAAACTGCTCGGCGGCCAACTGCTGAAGGACGTGCAGACGTTCGTGGCGGCGATGGACTCGATGTTCGGCGGCTTCCGCACGCGCGCGGACGCCACGTACAAGCTGCTCCAGGCGCCCGGCACGGCGTTCCTGGTGGTGGCGGCTCCCGAGCGGGACGCGCTGCGGGAGGCCGCCTACTTCGTGCAGCGGCTGGCCGCCGAGGACATGCCGCTGGCCGGTCTGGTGCTCAACCGCGTCCACGGCAGCGGCGCCGCCCAGCTGTCCGCCGAGCGGGCGCTGGCCGCCGCGGAAAATCTTGAAGAGCCCGGCATTGTGGATCAGGACGACGGGAAGGCTGGACTTCGTAACTCTCCCGACACACACGGCAGTTCAGAATCACCCGGTCCGGATCGCGGCGCCCCCACCGACGCGGACCCGGCCACCGACACGACCACGGACGGCGGCGAGGACTCGACCGGCGCCACGGACACCCACGCGAACCGGCCGACGGGCCCCGACGGGCCGACGTCGACGGACTCCGGCGGTACGACGGAGGCCGAGGCGGACCGGGCCGTGGACGACCTCACCGCGAGCCTGTTGAGACTGCACGCGGAACGCATGCACCTGCTCTCCCGCGAGCAGCGCACGCGGGACCGCTTCACCGCGCTGCATCCCGAGGTGGCGGTGACCGAGGTGGCCGCACTGCCCGGGGACGTGCACGACCTGGCGGGGCTGCGGGACATCGGCAACCGGCTCGCGACCGAACGGCCGGAGCTGCCCGACACCGCCGACGCCGCCGGCGCCTGA
- a CDS encoding ArsA-related P-loop ATPase, with amino-acid sequence MSRLQVVSGKGGTGKTTVAAALALALATAGKRTLLVEVEGRQGIAQLFETEALPYEERKIAVASGGGEVYALAIDPELALLDYLQMFYKLGGAGRALKKLGAIDFATTIAPGLRDVLLTGKACEAVRRKDRNGRFVYDYVVMDAPPTGRITRFLNVNDEVAGLARIGPIHNQAQAVMRVLKSPETAVHLVTLLEEMPVQETADGIAELRAAKLPVGRVIVNMVRPEVLDEDGLELVRTVTRSSVARSLSTAGLGGARRGGRAERLVDPLLKQAEEYAERYALEHEQRAVLGELDLPLHELPLLAEGMDLAGLYHLATELRKQGIA; translated from the coding sequence GTGAGCAGGCTCCAGGTCGTCAGCGGCAAGGGCGGGACCGGCAAGACGACGGTCGCCGCGGCCCTCGCGCTGGCCCTCGCCACGGCGGGGAAGCGCACGCTTCTCGTCGAGGTGGAGGGCCGGCAGGGCATCGCGCAGCTCTTCGAGACAGAGGCGTTGCCCTATGAGGAACGCAAGATCGCCGTAGCGTCGGGCGGCGGGGAGGTGTACGCCCTCGCCATAGACCCCGAACTGGCCCTTCTGGACTACCTCCAGATGTTCTACAAGCTGGGGGGCGCCGGACGGGCCCTGAAGAAGCTCGGCGCCATCGACTTCGCGACCACGATCGCGCCGGGCCTGAGGGACGTGCTCCTCACCGGCAAGGCGTGCGAGGCGGTACGGCGCAAGGACAGGAACGGGCGGTTCGTGTACGACTACGTCGTCATGGACGCCCCGCCCACGGGGCGCATCACCCGCTTCCTGAACGTCAACGACGAGGTCGCCGGGCTGGCCAGGATCGGCCCGATACACAATCAGGCGCAGGCCGTGATGCGGGTGCTGAAGTCGCCGGAGACGGCCGTGCACCTGGTGACGCTGCTGGAGGAGATGCCCGTCCAGGAGACCGCCGACGGCATCGCCGAATTGCGGGCGGCGAAACTGCCGGTGGGGCGGGTCATCGTCAACATGGTGCGCCCCGAGGTGCTGGACGAGGACGGGCTGGAACTCGTACGGACGGTGACGCGTTCTTCTGTCGCCCGGTCGTTGTCCACGGCGGGGCTGGGCGGGGCGCGGCGCGGCGGGCGCGCCGAGCGGCTGGTGGACCCGCTCCTGAAGCAGGCCGAGGAGTACGCGGAGCGGTACGCGCTGGAGCACGAGCAGCGCGCGGTCCTGGGCGAGCTGGACCTGCCGTTGCACGAACTGCCGTTGCTCGCCGAGGGCATGGACCTCGCGGGCCTGTACCACCTCGCCACGGAACTGCGGAAGCAGGGGATCGCATGA
- a CDS encoding GatB/YqeY domain-containing protein gives MTTLKSKLHDDLNAAIKERDELRSSTLRLTLAAITKEEVAGKVKRELSDDEVLKVISKEAKKRREAADAFAQGGRPESAEREKAEGELLATYLPKQLSDEELDGIVARAVSEARAGGAEGPRAMGAVMKIVNPKVAGLAEGGRVAAAVKKHLAG, from the coding sequence ATGACCACGCTCAAGTCGAAGCTGCACGATGACCTCAACGCCGCCATCAAGGAGCGCGACGAGCTCCGCTCCTCGACGCTGCGGCTGACGCTCGCCGCGATCACCAAGGAAGAGGTCGCGGGCAAGGTGAAGCGCGAGCTCTCCGACGACGAGGTCCTCAAGGTGATCAGCAAGGAGGCGAAGAAGCGGCGCGAGGCCGCGGACGCCTTCGCGCAGGGTGGTCGCCCCGAGTCGGCCGAGCGGGAGAAGGCCGAGGGCGAGCTCCTCGCCACGTACCTGCCCAAGCAGCTCAGCGACGAAGAGCTGGACGGCATCGTCGCCCGGGCCGTCTCGGAGGCGAGGGCGGGTGGCGCCGAGGGGCCGCGGGCCATGGGCGCCGTCATGAAGATCGTGAACCCCAAGGTGGCCGGTCTGGCGGAGGGCGGCCGGGTCGCCGCCGCCGTCAAGAAGCACCTCGCGGGCTGA
- the wblA gene encoding transcriptional regulator WblA: protein MGWVTDWSAQAACRTTDPDELFVQGAAQNRAKAVCTGCPVRTECLADALDNRVEFGVWGGMTERERRALLRRRPTVTSWRRLLETARSEYERGAGILPLDDDQMYENYAAVG, encoded by the coding sequence ATGGGCTGGGTAACCGACTGGAGTGCGCAGGCTGCCTGCCGCACTACCGATCCGGATGAACTGTTCGTTCAGGGAGCAGCGCAGAACAGGGCCAAGGCGGTGTGCACCGGATGCCCGGTACGCACCGAATGTCTGGCAGACGCGCTCGACAACCGCGTCGAGTTCGGCGTGTGGGGAGGCATGACGGAGCGCGAGCGCCGCGCACTGCTGCGCAGGCGTCCGACGGTGACCTCCTGGCGCCGGCTCCTGGAGACGGCGCGCTCGGAGTACGAGCGGGGAGCGGGCATCCTGCCGCTCGACGACGACCAGATGTACGAGAACTACGCGGCGGTGGGCTGA
- a CDS encoding RidA family protein: MSAVEARLAELGLALPAVVPPLAAYQPAVQSGPYVYTAGQLPMVDGKLPVTGKVGAEVTPEEAKELARTCALNALAAVKSVAGDLDRVARVVKVVGFVASAADFTGQPAVLNGASELLGEVFGDKGVHARSAVGVAVLPLDAPVEVEIQVELAP, encoded by the coding sequence GTGAGCGCGGTCGAGGCGAGGCTCGCCGAGCTGGGCCTGGCCCTGCCGGCGGTCGTGCCGCCGCTGGCGGCCTACCAGCCCGCGGTGCAGTCCGGCCCCTATGTGTACACGGCCGGCCAGCTGCCCATGGTGGACGGCAAGCTGCCGGTCACCGGCAAGGTCGGCGCCGAGGTCACCCCGGAGGAGGCCAAGGAGCTGGCCCGCACCTGCGCGCTGAACGCCCTGGCCGCCGTCAAGTCGGTCGCGGGCGACCTGGACCGCGTCGCGCGCGTGGTGAAGGTCGTCGGCTTCGTGGCGTCGGCCGCGGACTTCACCGGCCAGCCCGCCGTCCTCAACGGCGCGAGCGAGCTGCTGGGCGAGGTCTTCGGCGACAAGGGCGTGCACGCGCGCAGCGCGGTGGGCGTCGCGGTGCTGCCGCTGGACGCACCGGTGGAGGTCGAGATCCAGGTGGAACTCGCGCCGTAG